One Glycine max cultivar Williams 82 chromosome 3, Glycine_max_v4.0, whole genome shotgun sequence DNA window includes the following coding sequences:
- the LOC100789327 gene encoding rho GTPase-activating protein 3 produces the protein MTRLFRSKSCGLVEFNAAPPSPLFHDVKSEDEYNEEEEEEEEEEEEEEEELDSDDDDEDADEDDDVSSNHVSTPFMNPGSKGHGCQSNQFAILDILVAALKKSLVTCSVEREDVSSLDISWPTEVRHVSHVTFDRFNGFLGLPSELEPEVSKRVPSASAKVFGVSAKSMQCSYDERGNSVPTILLMMQKRLYSEGGLKAEGIFRINADNSQEEFVRDQLNRGLVPLGIDVHCLSGLIKAWFRELPTGVLDSLTPEQVMHCNTEEDCTNLMKLLPSTEAALLDWAINLMADVVEHEQFNKMNARNIAMVFAPNMTQMADPLTALIHAVQVMNFLKTLILKTLRERDKSIAKARQLSSLLDSPSCKGDSHPMEVNNKEESCDEETCTPKPPMKSKFSRTSTLGRIEWCIEEKLWRSEEKGNGVVGEFESVLGSSSPSRYENGPLENRYRGIYDSEHWVKLRNGVRRLCRHPVFQLSKPTKKRASLGVVNTREGGGEALA, from the exons ATGACTCGGCTATTTCGATCCAAGTCTTGCGGACTGGTCGAGTTCAACGCTGCTCCACCCAGTCCACTTTTCCATGATGTGAAAAGCGAGGATGAAtacaatgaagaagaggaagaagaagaagaagaagaagaagaagaagaagaagaattggacagtgatgatgatgatgaggatgCAGACGAAGATGATGATGTTTCGAGCAACCATGTTTCAACGCCGTTCATGAATCCAGGGTCAAAAGGGCATGGCTGCCAATCGAACCAGTTTGCGATATTGGATATTTTGGTGGCTGCGTTGAAGAAGTCGTTGGTAACTTGCAGTGTGGAAAGAGAGGATGTTTCTTCGTTGGATATTAGCTGGCCAACAGAGGTGCGCCATGTCTCGCATGTTACCTTCGATAGGTTCAATGGCTTTCTCGGTTTGCCCTCTGAGCTCGAGCCCGAGGTTTCCAAGAGGGTTCCCAGTGCCAG TGCAAAGGTATTTGGAGTTTCTGCAAAGTCAATGCAGTGCTCTTATGATGAAAGGGGGAACAGTGTCCCAACGATTCTGCTGATGATGCAAAAGCGATTGTATTCAGAGGGAGGCCTTAAA GCGGAAGGAATATTCCGAATTAATGCTGATAACAGCCAAGAAGAATTTGTGCGTGATCAGCTAAACAGAGGTCTGGTACCACTTGGAATTGACGTTCATTGTTTATCTGGTTTAATAAAG GCTTGGTTTAGAGAGCTTCCAACGGGGGTACTTGATTCCCTCACCCCCGAACAGGTGATGCATTGCAACACAGAAGAGGATTGCACCAATCTTATGAAGTTGCTTCCTTCAACTGAAGCTGCATTGCTTGACTGGGCAATCAATTTGATGGCAGACGTTGTTGAACATGAACAGTTCAACAAAATGAATGCTCGCAATATTGCCATGGTTTTTGCGCCCAACATGACACAG ATGGCGGACCCTTTGACTGCATTGATTCATGCAGTGCAAGTGATGAACTTTCTCAAGACATTGATTCTGAAGACCCTTCGAGAAAGAGATAAATCAATTGCCAAGGCAAGACAGCTTTCATCACTCTTAGATTCTCCCTCATGCAAAGGTGATTCCCATCCTATGGAAGTTAATAACAAGGAGGAATCTTGTGATGAAGAAACTTGTACCCCAAAGCCACCTATGAAAAGCAAGTTCTCAAGGACTTCTACCTTGGGAAGAATAGAATGGTGTATTGAAGAGAAACTTTGGAGATCTGAGGAAAAGGGAAATGGAGTTGTTGGGGAATTTGAATCTGTTTTGGGTAGTAGCTCACCTTCTAGATATGAGAATGGTCCATTAGAGAATAGGTATAGAGGTATATATGACAGTGAACATTGGGTGAAATTGAGAAATGGAGTGCGCAGGCTTTGCAGACACCCTGTATTTCAATTGAGCAAGCCAACTAAGAAGCGTGCAAGTCTTGGTGTTGTAAATACTAGGGAAGGAGGTGGAGAGGCTTTGGCCTAA